From a single Crateriforma spongiae genomic region:
- a CDS encoding exo-alpha-sialidase: protein MMTAFRIAFLLSLFGVSGYGRVMAAEPDQWKLQPLKYNHPGLQVDLGVGLWAWPLPMDYDGDGDMDLLVSCPDKPSNGVYYFENPTQDPSVKMPVFKAGVRLGPTKTNTQVSYVDGQPRLLLENKELTGFRDGDFSTQQSIYPDARFHPGKTRARMWRYVDWEGDGDQDLIVGIGDWSDYVWDQAYDAQGRWQNGPLHGYVYLIERTSGDDYAQPRKISAGGSPIDVFGWPSPNFADFDGDGDLDLICGEFLDGFTYFENVGSRSQPSYAVGVKLNGDDGRPLVMHLQMITPTAIDWDRDGDMDLIVGDEDGRVALVENVTSGEASTPVFRQPVYFQQEADTLKFGALATPFAHDWDGDGDEDILCGNTAGNIALFENLDGKGQRWSAPELLQVDGKVFRVMAGPNGSIQGPAEAKWGYTTLSVADWNGDGADDILVNSIWPRLTLLRNTKNGLTEQPLPFWNRELPPRFYWWNQPAENQQSQWRTTPLATDWDQDGQLDLVILDQEGYLTCQSRATDQTRVFVDEDGKPVRMNAKSAGGSGRIKLALVDWDGDGRKDILTNSENAVWWRNCEERDGKTVLKRIGNLAKRNVAGHTSSPAVCDFDGNGKPDLLVGAENGRIYFIRHEDCTQFPADQLVARKPKPADKPRFPGLVDDEFIYTNSSFPQCHASTICETDRGLVAAWFGGTREKHPDVGIWSSYHDGNQWKRPVEVANGVQHDGLRYPCWNPVLFQPPGDAPLMLFFKVGPNARDWWGEVMFSYDGGRSFRDRRRLPETIDGPVRSKPMLLSDGTLLCPSSSEHDDDWRMHYEILSDLRHPELGTSWRRIEPENQPFQVIQPSFLTHSDGRIQALMRSKHSKIFQAATTDSGNTWSEMTELGLPNPNSGIEALTLADGRHLLLYNHAGGNRKDGWGSRQTLHLAISSNGIDWNKAAVVEHVDKGELSYPAMIQSRDGKVHVTYTWMRKRVKHLVIDPDGLETGAELGLDPWEAN from the coding sequence ATGATGACCGCATTTCGGATCGCATTCCTTCTTTCCTTGTTTGGTGTTTCCGGCTACGGCCGAGTGATGGCTGCGGAACCGGATCAGTGGAAGTTGCAACCACTGAAGTACAACCATCCTGGGTTGCAGGTGGACTTGGGTGTGGGGCTTTGGGCCTGGCCACTGCCCATGGACTACGACGGCGACGGGGATATGGACCTGTTGGTTTCGTGTCCCGACAAGCCGTCCAACGGTGTGTACTACTTTGAGAATCCCACTCAGGATCCGTCGGTGAAGATGCCGGTTTTCAAAGCCGGGGTTCGGTTGGGACCGACCAAAACGAACACGCAGGTCAGCTACGTCGATGGGCAACCACGATTGTTGTTGGAGAACAAAGAACTGACCGGTTTTCGCGACGGTGATTTTTCCACCCAGCAAAGCATTTATCCCGACGCTCGTTTTCATCCCGGAAAGACACGGGCACGGATGTGGCGTTATGTGGATTGGGAAGGCGACGGCGACCAAGATTTGATTGTTGGCATCGGTGACTGGTCCGATTACGTCTGGGACCAAGCCTATGACGCGCAAGGACGCTGGCAAAACGGCCCGCTTCACGGCTATGTGTATTTGATCGAACGGACCTCCGGCGATGACTACGCACAACCTCGAAAGATTTCGGCCGGTGGATCACCGATCGACGTGTTTGGATGGCCCAGCCCGAACTTTGCCGACTTCGATGGCGACGGTGACCTGGATTTGATTTGTGGCGAATTCCTCGACGGGTTCACCTATTTCGAAAACGTGGGATCGCGATCGCAGCCATCCTATGCGGTTGGCGTCAAGCTGAACGGGGATGACGGAAGGCCGCTGGTGATGCATCTGCAGATGATCACGCCCACCGCTATTGACTGGGATCGTGATGGAGACATGGACCTGATCGTTGGTGATGAAGACGGACGCGTGGCGTTGGTGGAAAATGTCACGTCCGGTGAAGCAAGCACTCCGGTGTTTCGACAGCCGGTCTATTTTCAACAAGAAGCGGACACATTGAAGTTCGGTGCGCTGGCCACGCCGTTTGCGCACGATTGGGATGGGGACGGCGATGAAGACATCTTGTGCGGCAACACGGCGGGCAACATCGCGCTGTTCGAAAACCTGGACGGCAAGGGACAACGTTGGTCGGCACCCGAATTGTTACAGGTCGACGGAAAGGTCTTTCGGGTCATGGCGGGGCCCAACGGGTCGATTCAAGGTCCTGCGGAAGCCAAGTGGGGATACACCACTTTGTCGGTCGCTGATTGGAACGGGGACGGCGCTGATGACATCTTGGTCAATTCCATTTGGCCTCGCTTGACGCTGCTGCGCAATACCAAGAACGGTTTGACCGAACAGCCGTTGCCGTTTTGGAATCGGGAATTGCCGCCGCGTTTTTATTGGTGGAATCAACCTGCGGAAAACCAGCAATCCCAGTGGCGGACGACGCCGTTGGCCACGGATTGGGATCAAGACGGTCAGCTGGACTTGGTTATCTTGGACCAGGAAGGCTATCTGACGTGCCAGAGTCGAGCGACCGATCAAACGCGAGTCTTCGTCGACGAAGATGGCAAACCCGTTCGCATGAATGCGAAATCTGCCGGTGGAAGCGGGCGTATCAAGCTGGCGTTGGTCGATTGGGATGGTGACGGACGAAAGGACATCTTGACCAACAGCGAGAACGCGGTCTGGTGGCGGAACTGTGAAGAACGCGATGGGAAAACGGTGCTCAAGCGGATCGGGAACCTGGCCAAACGGAATGTCGCCGGTCATACGTCCAGCCCCGCCGTGTGTGATTTCGACGGCAATGGAAAGCCGGACCTGTTGGTGGGCGCGGAAAACGGCAGGATCTATTTCATTCGTCACGAAGACTGCACCCAGTTTCCTGCGGACCAGTTGGTGGCACGAAAACCGAAGCCGGCGGACAAGCCGCGATTCCCCGGTTTGGTCGACGACGAATTCATCTACACCAACTCGTCGTTCCCCCAGTGTCATGCATCGACGATCTGCGAAACGGACCGTGGTTTGGTTGCGGCATGGTTCGGTGGGACTCGTGAAAAGCATCCTGATGTCGGGATCTGGTCCAGTTATCACGATGGAAATCAATGGAAGCGACCGGTCGAGGTGGCCAATGGGGTTCAGCACGATGGCCTGAGATATCCCTGTTGGAACCCGGTGCTGTTCCAGCCGCCTGGTGACGCGCCGCTGATGTTGTTTTTCAAGGTCGGTCCGAACGCGCGCGATTGGTGGGGCGAGGTCATGTTCAGCTATGACGGCGGGCGGTCCTTTCGCGATCGTCGTCGCTTGCCGGAAACGATCGACGGGCCGGTGCGTTCCAAACCGATGCTCTTAAGTGATGGTACCCTGCTCTGCCCGTCTTCCAGCGAACACGATGACGATTGGCGAATGCACTATGAGATATTGTCGGATCTCCGGCACCCGGAACTGGGAACTTCGTGGCGAAGGATCGAACCGGAGAATCAACCGTTTCAGGTAATTCAGCCCAGTTTCCTGACGCATTCTGACGGCCGGATCCAGGCTTTGATGCGATCGAAGCATTCGAAGATCTTTCAAGCGGCTACGACGGATTCCGGAAATACCTGGAGCGAGATGACGGAATTGGGATTGCCCAATCCCAATTCGGGTATCGAAGCGTTGACGTTGGCCGATGGTCGCCACCTGTTGCTTTACAACCATGCCGGTGGCAATCGCAAGGACGGTTGGGGATCACGGCAAACGTTGCATCTTGCGATCAGTTCCAATGGCATTGATTGGAACAAGGCCGCGGTGGTTGAACACGTCGACAAAGGTGAGTTGTCATATCCGGCAATGATCCAGTCACGTGACGGCAAAGTGCATGTGACGTACACCTGGATGCGCAAGCGAGTGAAGCACCTGGTCATCGATCCCGATGGTTTGGAAACCGGTGCTGAACTGGGGTTGGACCCATGGGAAGCGAACTGA
- a CDS encoding arylsulfatase, with translation MKGSAMSWRRFVWLVVATVQMVALTCCGQVATDAKAGSVSTQRPNVILILADDFALGDLASNNGGASRTPNLDRLAAESVRFNNAYSGSCVCAPARAAMLTGRYPHRTGVVTLNQENYPKLSRLRLDETTLADVLRANGYATGLIGKWHCGIEPDYHPMKRGFDEFAGFIGPNSYFGFRLDVNGAVSNGNKGYLTEELTERAIHFVQRHHGDPFFLHLAHYAPHRPLEAPQELIDFYVDKGLEQSTATIYAMIEVMDQGIGKLLSELDRLDLPRRTLVIFASDNGPDPVTGTRFNLQHRGMKYEVYEGGIRVPLFFRWAGQWPSGERDQVVQFIDLFPTILDVCGVSHPPKLPIDGASLKGVLSGASDPLSRPLFWQWNRANPNYTHNAAMRMGNWKLVKPFVTRKSNPKDSDLKPVLFDLSAEEAEQRDVSEQHPERYAEMLRELNAWSRDVERSRKRKMFANGQ, from the coding sequence ATGAAAGGTTCCGCGATGTCTTGGCGACGATTCGTTTGGTTGGTTGTGGCGACCGTTCAGATGGTTGCATTGACCTGCTGTGGACAGGTTGCCACGGATGCAAAGGCGGGTTCCGTATCGACACAGCGGCCCAATGTGATTCTGATCCTTGCGGATGATTTTGCGCTGGGGGATCTGGCTTCAAACAACGGTGGTGCCAGCCGGACGCCTAATCTGGATCGTTTGGCGGCCGAAAGTGTCCGATTCAACAATGCCTACAGCGGATCTTGTGTTTGCGCACCGGCCCGTGCAGCGATGTTGACGGGACGATACCCGCATCGCACCGGCGTGGTGACGCTGAACCAAGAAAATTACCCCAAGTTGTCTCGATTGCGATTGGACGAAACCACACTTGCCGATGTGCTTCGTGCAAACGGCTACGCGACCGGGTTGATCGGCAAGTGGCACTGTGGGATCGAGCCGGACTACCATCCAATGAAACGAGGCTTCGATGAGTTCGCAGGTTTCATCGGTCCCAATTCGTATTTTGGTTTTCGGTTGGATGTTAACGGAGCGGTTTCCAATGGCAACAAAGGGTATTTGACCGAGGAACTGACCGAGCGGGCGATCCATTTTGTTCAGCGTCACCATGGTGACCCGTTCTTTTTGCACTTGGCTCACTATGCGCCGCATCGGCCGCTGGAGGCACCGCAGGAATTGATCGACTTCTATGTCGACAAAGGGTTGGAGCAGTCCACGGCGACGATTTACGCGATGATCGAGGTGATGGATCAGGGCATCGGCAAATTGTTGTCCGAACTGGATCGTTTGGATCTGCCACGACGAACGTTGGTGATCTTTGCCAGCGACAATGGACCGGATCCCGTTACGGGAACGCGTTTTAATCTGCAGCATCGCGGCATGAAGTATGAGGTCTATGAAGGTGGAATACGTGTTCCGCTGTTCTTTCGCTGGGCTGGCCAATGGCCGTCGGGCGAGCGAGACCAAGTGGTGCAGTTCATCGATTTGTTTCCGACCATCCTGGACGTCTGTGGCGTTTCGCATCCGCCAAAGCTTCCGATCGATGGAGCCAGTTTGAAGGGTGTTTTATCCGGGGCCTCGGACCCACTTTCGCGCCCATTGTTCTGGCAGTGGAACCGCGCAAACCCCAACTACACGCACAACGCAGCGATGCGGATGGGTAACTGGAAGTTGGTGAAGCCTTTTGTGACCAGGAAATCGAACCCAAAGGATTCTGATTTGAAGCCGGTGCTGTTCGACTTGTCTGCTGAAGAAGCAGAACAAAGGGACGTGTCAGAACAACACCCAGAGCGATACGCCGAGATGTTGAGGGAGTTGAATGCGTGGAGCCGGGATGTGGAACGCTCGCGAAAAAGAAAGATGTTTGCCAACGGACAGTGA
- a CDS encoding sulfatase yields the protein MLVCGIGMGTTHASDNVLLILADDLGWADLGCYGNPWFETPHLDRLASQGVQFTQAYSAAPICSASRASLLTGKSTARLGFEFVTKDRAGYQPVVTPLRAPPFTLDLPLREVTVAECLRDAGYETAFFGKWHLNRHHERYLGWSPTHGPAKQGFQVAEEDFGCHPYSYYSDHAKRGWVEIPDGEFPVDSMTRRAIGFLKKPHAGPFFLMVSHFYVHTPVHTRVKWLYDRCLAKIPEDHPRREALANYGAMVATLDHHVGELLAALDSSGHAGSTLVVFTSDNGGHPEYAGNAPLRGSKWNLYEGGIRVPLLARWPGKTPPGETSAAMVSGTDLFPTFAEVGKASPPGDLDGQSVVPVFVDPETLIQPKPVVWHFPYYHPEKRFAKVPRAIGIDDGYTSQTRPHSVMRSGSWKLMHFYEDGRDELYHLPTDLSEQTERSQSDPAMAKQLRTDLDHVLKLRGARMPVPHPDWQSPSQ from the coding sequence ATGCTTGTGTGTGGTATCGGTATGGGGACCACCCACGCGAGTGACAACGTGCTGCTGATTTTGGCCGACGACTTGGGTTGGGCAGATTTGGGGTGTTACGGAAATCCATGGTTTGAGACACCTCATTTGGATCGTTTGGCATCCCAGGGCGTTCAATTCACTCAGGCTTATTCCGCGGCGCCGATTTGTTCCGCTTCACGTGCCAGTTTGCTGACGGGAAAATCCACCGCTCGACTGGGTTTCGAATTCGTCACCAAGGACCGGGCTGGATATCAGCCGGTGGTGACCCCGCTGCGTGCGCCGCCGTTCACGTTGGATCTTCCGCTGAGGGAAGTCACCGTCGCGGAATGCCTTCGCGATGCAGGGTATGAAACCGCTTTTTTCGGTAAGTGGCATTTGAATCGCCACCACGAACGATATTTGGGTTGGAGCCCGACGCATGGTCCAGCGAAGCAAGGGTTCCAGGTTGCCGAGGAAGATTTCGGTTGTCATCCCTATTCCTACTACAGCGACCATGCAAAGCGTGGTTGGGTCGAAATACCCGACGGTGAATTTCCGGTCGATTCAATGACCCGGCGGGCGATCGGTTTTTTGAAGAAGCCGCACGCTGGTCCGTTCTTCTTGATGGTGTCACACTTTTACGTGCACACGCCCGTTCATACTCGGGTGAAGTGGCTTTATGATCGCTGTTTGGCGAAGATTCCAGAAGATCATCCGCGGCGTGAAGCGTTGGCGAATTACGGGGCCATGGTTGCGACCCTTGATCATCATGTGGGTGAATTGTTGGCGGCGTTGGATTCATCCGGGCACGCCGGTTCCACCTTGGTCGTGTTCACGTCGGACAACGGCGGGCATCCAGAGTATGCCGGCAACGCCCCGCTTCGCGGATCCAAATGGAATTTGTACGAAGGTGGCATTCGGGTGCCTTTGCTAGCGCGGTGGCCTGGGAAAACGCCGCCAGGGGAAACCTCCGCTGCCATGGTGTCGGGCACCGATCTGTTTCCGACCTTTGCGGAGGTGGGTAAGGCGTCACCGCCGGGGGATTTGGACGGCCAGTCGGTTGTGCCCGTTTTCGTGGACCCTGAAACCTTAATTCAGCCGAAGCCCGTGGTTTGGCACTTTCCGTACTACCATCCGGAAAAACGGTTCGCCAAAGTGCCGCGTGCCATCGGGATCGATGATGGATACACCAGTCAAACGCGTCCTCATTCGGTGATGCGGTCGGGATCATGGAAGCTAATGCACTTCTATGAAGACGGCCGCGACGAACTGTATCATCTGCCCACCGATTTGTCGGAACAGACGGAACGATCACAAAGCGATCCCGCGATGGCGAAGCAGCTTCGTACTGACTTGGATCATGTGTTGAAGTTGCGCGGGGCTCGTATGCCGGTACCGCATCCCGATTGGCAGTCGCCGTCACAGTGA
- a CDS encoding TIGR03067 domain-containing protein has translation MKTMLILFAAGMLATLAAGDSAESDLKRMQGEWTAIDDEEMVVMVVAKTNLEYRNPKTGEWFKAEFSLDPSTSPKQINATIKDGAIDEFKDKESLGIYRFADGRLEIAACRPGETEGPKDFDDPRCRRLEFTKD, from the coding sequence ATGAAAACGATGCTGATTCTCTTTGCCGCCGGAATGCTGGCGACTCTCGCGGCGGGGGATTCCGCCGAATCGGACCTGAAGCGGATGCAAGGTGAATGGACCGCCATCGACGACGAAGAAATGGTCGTGATGGTGGTCGCCAAAACCAACTTGGAGTATCGCAACCCGAAGACGGGCGAATGGTTCAAAGCAGAATTCAGCCTGGATCCGTCCACATCGCCCAAACAAATCAACGCGACGATCAAGGATGGTGCGATCGATGAATTCAAAGACAAGGAATCGCTGGGCATCTATCGCTTCGCTGACGGTCGCCTGGAAATCGCCGCCTGCCGTCCCGGTGAAACCGAAGGGCCCAAAGACTTTGATGACCCGAGATGTCGCCGCTTGGAATTCACCAAAGACTGA
- a CDS encoding DUF58 domain-containing protein: protein MSIAPDASKASSWLVRALTTDFCPWANRFVYWLKEPVGWFVLATAASVMIGAFLAPIGWTLAAALAAVILVGMVWPWVAVRAVSCRLTPEVDCVHEDDRCHLALSVRNVLPMPVWGLAVEGFLDRVCDDGMSKHPPTAALAYVRPWAVSTYRFGVQPELRGHYPDGVTSLTCSFPFGIWTARRELGDVSRVTVWPKVYPIAGQTALTGRRRAETGDGNRIGRCGDIVGVREYRLGDAAKQVNWVATARADRLIVSERSGPECPRIHVVISDQAGGSRAELADRIRVAASLMANLHRSSIPLRIRIGNRQVTPRVGRDGFVQIMNALTDVPIDGVDQVTRIGRADGHTMIAIDSDADGNPRVSISDPGRNHRIKAEHDDRVIRRDLALDDQLLALWTEVRDANLVA from the coding sequence ATGTCGATTGCGCCTGATGCGTCCAAGGCATCCAGTTGGTTGGTCCGTGCGTTGACCACCGACTTTTGTCCCTGGGCGAATCGATTTGTTTATTGGTTGAAAGAACCCGTCGGCTGGTTCGTTTTGGCGACGGCGGCCAGCGTGATGATCGGCGCTTTTCTGGCACCGATTGGCTGGACGCTTGCGGCTGCTTTGGCGGCGGTCATTTTGGTGGGGATGGTCTGGCCGTGGGTCGCCGTGCGAGCGGTGTCCTGTCGTTTGACCCCGGAGGTCGACTGTGTCCACGAGGACGACCGATGCCACTTGGCCCTTTCCGTTCGAAACGTGTTGCCGATGCCAGTATGGGGCTTGGCCGTCGAAGGATTTCTGGATCGTGTCTGTGATGATGGGATGTCCAAGCATCCGCCAACGGCCGCGCTGGCGTATGTTCGGCCATGGGCGGTCAGCACGTATCGTTTTGGCGTCCAACCCGAATTGCGTGGACACTACCCCGATGGTGTGACGTCGTTGACGTGTTCTTTTCCGTTCGGGATTTGGACGGCGCGGCGCGAGTTGGGGGACGTATCGCGAGTGACCGTTTGGCCCAAGGTGTATCCCATTGCGGGCCAGACCGCGTTGACCGGGCGCCGTCGAGCCGAAACCGGCGACGGGAACCGGATTGGCCGATGTGGCGACATTGTCGGTGTCCGTGAATACCGGTTGGGCGATGCGGCCAAGCAGGTGAACTGGGTTGCTACCGCACGCGCCGATCGATTGATCGTTTCCGAACGCAGTGGTCCGGAATGTCCCAGGATCCACGTGGTGATCAGTGATCAGGCCGGAGGTTCGCGGGCCGAGCTTGCGGACCGAATCCGAGTGGCGGCCAGTTTGATGGCGAATTTGCATCGGTCTTCCATCCCGCTTCGAATTCGCATCGGCAATCGTCAAGTCACCCCGCGAGTCGGACGCGACGGATTCGTCCAGATCATGAACGCGTTGACCGATGTGCCGATCGACGGTGTGGATCAAGTCACGCGGATTGGCCGAGCCGACGGTCACACGATGATCGCGATTGATTCCGATGCCGACGGGAACCCTAGGGTCAGTATCAGCGACCCCGGACGAAATCATCGCATCAAAGCCGAACACGATGATCGGGTGATTCGCCGTGACTTGGCTCTGGATGACCAGTTATTGGCGTTGTGGACGGAGGTGCGTGATGCCAACTTGGTCGCGTAA
- a CDS encoding transglutaminase-like domain-containing protein, producing the protein MPTWSRKRFEAIVLSLIAFASLVPLRMPVEHRITYVSELVCLLVLTIAAAWRPSRVQRVATLLLPVTPIAFAALARYITTPIAYEVTMLSVFGAAAIAMAVGGRGERWHALSLVSSGFLVLFAASISDHSYAVVYPLAWILVCVWHLVANHWERLDLAMPDQVTRTWTLRPGSVLVAAAVLAVGGFAVKDRFTESKHLTFGFMPTSGGSDWSDPAAKRGVGSGDAAIAAKDFAESFGAVDSELFLESQESTLFDMFNDLIGEPKKKKNKMERRQAMANQKIIPSHERAAKSEQGGGSFSTDRVPPEKHQHFDDANDPGIVQWDGPVGIRLAMHRYDAFDGIDWTQEKDLSEDELLRVDFGEDAWFFDPGRNDLIHQDPDKVQVGLLKAIKLGSNRLPVPMLTGGIHIKEVNRQDFFGIQSDGSFYMPGRDKVPPLTVVHIASEKLTEDEIREHLVSSETVIPCGIGEIADLAEQIVDDHDHPYDQLRALIGYLRSNGTLDRQAVSDSDLPVSEFAGSTRGGSHLFATTAALLAREIGLQSRLVTGFYVRPSGFDVIAGHTSVRPDDVHVWAEIRLSDGRWFEVEPTPGYREPHYHPSLWLRCRQFVARQWPAITAGTVACFLAYVTRRIWIDWMLYLVWWLAPVLRPRRRLGLAMWTIERRAKLVGQRRPRGQNQRDWMEQLTRDDHGLQTACQQFCDAADRLFYGGNDDRVEKSSTRIVRLLNTQTISKITKEAAV; encoded by the coding sequence ATGCCAACTTGGTCGCGTAAACGTTTCGAAGCCATTGTGCTTTCGCTGATCGCCTTTGCGTCCCTGGTGCCGCTGCGGATGCCCGTGGAGCATCGGATAACGTATGTTTCCGAATTGGTTTGTCTATTGGTCCTGACCATTGCGGCGGCTTGGAGGCCGTCTCGGGTGCAACGTGTTGCAACATTGTTATTGCCAGTAACGCCAATCGCGTTCGCCGCGTTGGCGCGGTACATCACCACGCCCATCGCCTACGAAGTCACCATGTTGTCGGTTTTCGGTGCGGCGGCCATTGCAATGGCCGTTGGCGGGCGCGGGGAACGCTGGCATGCATTGTCGCTGGTGTCCAGTGGTTTCCTGGTCTTGTTTGCCGCTTCGATTTCCGATCACTCCTATGCCGTGGTGTATCCGCTGGCGTGGATTTTGGTGTGCGTTTGGCATTTGGTTGCGAACCACTGGGAACGCTTGGACCTGGCAATGCCCGATCAAGTTACGCGAACGTGGACGTTGCGTCCGGGATCGGTCTTGGTTGCGGCGGCCGTGTTGGCAGTGGGCGGCTTTGCCGTCAAAGACCGATTTACTGAATCGAAACACTTGACGTTTGGATTCATGCCGACCAGCGGCGGGTCGGATTGGTCTGACCCCGCGGCCAAACGTGGCGTCGGTTCGGGTGACGCCGCCATCGCCGCAAAGGACTTTGCCGAGTCTTTTGGTGCGGTGGATTCGGAGCTGTTTCTGGAGTCTCAAGAGTCGACTCTGTTCGACATGTTCAATGATTTGATCGGCGAACCGAAGAAGAAGAAGAACAAAATGGAACGTCGTCAGGCGATGGCGAACCAAAAGATCATTCCCAGTCATGAACGCGCCGCTAAAAGTGAACAAGGCGGCGGATCGTTTTCCACCGACCGTGTGCCGCCGGAGAAACACCAGCACTTTGATGATGCCAATGATCCAGGAATCGTTCAGTGGGATGGTCCGGTGGGAATTCGTCTGGCCATGCATCGTTATGACGCGTTCGATGGCATCGATTGGACACAAGAAAAGGATCTGTCCGAAGACGAGTTGTTGCGAGTCGATTTCGGTGAAGATGCTTGGTTCTTTGACCCGGGGCGAAATGATCTGATTCATCAAGATCCGGACAAGGTGCAGGTTGGGTTGCTGAAGGCGATCAAGTTGGGATCGAATCGTTTGCCTGTGCCGATGCTGACCGGTGGGATTCATATCAAAGAGGTCAATCGTCAAGATTTCTTCGGCATTCAGTCCGACGGATCGTTTTACATGCCGGGCCGGGACAAGGTGCCACCGCTGACGGTGGTTCACATCGCAAGTGAAAAGCTGACCGAGGATGAGATTCGAGAACATTTGGTTTCGTCCGAAACGGTCATTCCCTGTGGCATCGGAGAAATCGCCGACCTGGCGGAGCAAATCGTCGATGATCATGATCACCCCTATGATCAACTGCGGGCTTTGATCGGTTACCTACGAAGCAACGGTACGCTGGATCGACAGGCCGTGAGTGATTCGGATTTGCCAGTCAGCGAGTTTGCTGGATCCACGCGAGGCGGCAGCCATCTGTTTGCCACAACCGCTGCGTTGTTGGCCCGAGAAATCGGATTGCAATCACGTCTGGTCACCGGTTTTTACGTCCGCCCCAGCGGATTCGACGTGATCGCCGGTCACACATCGGTTCGGCCGGACGATGTTCACGTGTGGGCTGAAATCCGACTGAGTGATGGTCGCTGGTTCGAAGTGGAGCCTACGCCCGGGTACCGTGAACCTCATTACCATCCGTCGCTGTGGCTGCGTTGCCGCCAGTTCGTTGCCCGGCAATGGCCAGCCATCACGGCTGGTACCGTCGCTTGTTTTCTAGCGTATGTGACCCGCCGGATTTGGATCGACTGGATGTTGTATTTGGTCTGGTGGCTTGCCCCGGTGCTTCGTCCAAGACGTCGACTTGGTTTGGCGATGTGGACGATTGAAAGACGCGCCAAGTTGGTCGGTCAACGCCGACCGCGAGGCCAAAATCAGCGTGATTGGATGGAACAGCTGACACGCGATGATCACGGTTTGCAAACGGCTTGTCAGCAGTTTTGCGACGCCGCCGATCGCCTTTTCTATGGCGGTAACGATGACCGGGTTGAAAAGTCGTCCACCCGTATCGTTCGGCTCTTAAATACACAAACGATATCCAAGATTACAAAGGAGGCAGCCGTATGA
- a CDS encoding AAA family ATPase — MSVATDEEQSDCQSHAQWISGLQLHLRHVLLGKDEQIDLVIACLLAKGHLLLDDLPGTGKTTLAKAIADALNSRLARVQCTPDLMPADITGFSVFNQKTREFEFHAGPVFADVLLADELNRTTPRTQSALLEAMAERQVTIDGKPHPLSSAFFVIATQNPIDSHGAYPLPEAQLDRFSIKLKIGYPDRQAQLQILERQVLGSGDESGDGPKPAASSLTLDQLRRLQLDSQSVKVHSRVSEYLIDLVEASRDDAGVELGVSPRGMLCWQAMAQAWALMQGRDFVTPSDVAKVAQPVLSVRLLTRGEDVDTVIDRIMNSVATPEYK; from the coding sequence ATGAGCGTTGCCACCGACGAAGAACAGTCAGATTGCCAGTCGCACGCCCAGTGGATCTCGGGGCTTCAGTTGCATTTGCGGCACGTGCTGCTCGGCAAGGACGAACAAATCGATCTGGTCATCGCTTGTTTGTTGGCGAAAGGACACCTGTTGCTGGACGACCTTCCGGGGACGGGAAAGACGACCTTGGCAAAAGCCATCGCCGATGCGCTCAACAGTCGCTTGGCCCGTGTCCAATGCACTCCCGATTTGATGCCGGCGGACATCACCGGTTTCAGTGTCTTTAACCAGAAAACACGGGAGTTCGAATTCCACGCGGGGCCCGTTTTTGCGGACGTCTTGTTGGCGGACGAATTGAACCGGACAACGCCACGGACCCAAAGTGCGCTTCTGGAGGCGATGGCTGAACGCCAAGTCACCATCGATGGAAAGCCGCACCCGCTGTCGTCAGCGTTCTTTGTCATTGCCACGCAAAACCCGATCGATTCACACGGCGCCTATCCGTTGCCGGAGGCACAGTTGGACCGCTTTTCGATCAAGCTGAAAATCGGCTATCCGGACCGTCAGGCTCAACTGCAAATCCTGGAACGTCAGGTGCTGGGCAGCGGCGACGAATCTGGCGATGGACCGAAGCCCGCCGCTTCGTCACTGACCTTGGATCAGTTGCGGCGTTTGCAATTGGATTCGCAAAGCGTGAAAGTTCATTCCCGTGTCAGCGAGTATTTGATCGATCTGGTGGAAGCATCACGCGATGACGCTGGTGTCGAATTGGGCGTCAGCCCTCGTGGGATGCTTTGCTGGCAAGCAATGGCCCAGGCTTGGGCGCTGATGCAGGGACGTGATTTTGTGACTCCGTCCGATGTCGCCAAAGTTGCACAGCCGGTTCTTTCGGTGCGGTTGCTGACTCGAGGGGAAGACGTCGACACGGTCATTGATCGAATCATGAACTCGGTCGCCACCCCGGAGTACAAGTGA